A part of Mycolicibacterium sp. TUM20985 genomic DNA contains:
- a CDS encoding carboxymuconolactone decarboxylase family protein yields the protein MDDDRLYGLLTRLMALSPEGDAGRNALVREVCARAVSLPPLQAQGEADDDPLLAEFAEQFAVDVSVISPEQRAVFMAALGRKAFQMTVLIFIADFVPRVRAGLTALGFAPVVDPVVWDRDTDPVDLLLNHFAATVGALRELDPVTTEVVRLRGAVQHNCRLCKSLREGAALDAGGTESLYDDIEHYESSTLLDERHKAALRYVDALIWSPSTIDADVVAGMREHFSDDEAMEITLDVMRNAANKIAVALGGDAPRVEEGTERYLLGVDGQPVYS from the coding sequence ATGGACGACGATCGGTTGTACGGCCTGTTGACCCGGTTGATGGCGCTCTCGCCCGAAGGTGATGCCGGCCGCAATGCGCTGGTGCGCGAGGTGTGTGCCCGTGCCGTCTCGTTGCCACCCCTGCAGGCCCAGGGGGAGGCGGACGACGACCCGTTGCTGGCCGAGTTCGCCGAGCAGTTCGCCGTCGACGTGTCGGTGATCAGCCCCGAGCAGCGGGCGGTGTTCATGGCAGCGTTGGGCCGCAAGGCCTTTCAGATGACGGTGTTGATCTTCATCGCCGACTTCGTCCCTCGAGTGAGGGCCGGTCTGACGGCGCTGGGCTTCGCGCCGGTGGTCGACCCGGTCGTCTGGGACCGCGACACGGATCCCGTGGATCTGCTGCTCAACCATTTCGCAGCGACCGTCGGTGCACTGCGAGAGCTGGACCCCGTCACGACCGAGGTGGTCCGACTGCGCGGCGCCGTGCAGCACAACTGCCGGCTGTGCAAGTCGCTGCGCGAGGGTGCGGCACTCGACGCGGGCGGGACCGAGTCGTTGTACGACGACATCGAGCACTACGAGTCGTCGACGCTGCTCGACGAACGGCACAAGGCCGCACTGCGCTACGTCGACGCGTTGATCTGGTCACCGTCGACGATCGACGCCGACGTCGTGGCCGGGATGCGGGAACACTTCTCCGATGACGAGGCCATGGAGATCACCCTCGACGTGATGCGCAACGCCGCCAACAAGATTGCCGTGGCACTCGGCGGTGACGCGCCGCGCGTCGAGGAGGGCACCGAGCGGTACCTGCTGGGCGTCGATGGGCAGCCTGTCTACAGCTGA